The genomic DNA TCTCTCAGGAGGTGTTTCAGTCTTctaatggcagagccagaagctCAGTTCACCAGACATGCCCaacaaaaggtgaaaaaaattatattcttaacTTCTGGCACCAGAATGCCTTAAGAGATGACGCTGTCTTTAGGCAAAATACCTTGATAAGTGACTGGAGCAGATGAAAGCTGAGACCCAAAGGCCTGGGCGTTGGCTGTTACCAAGACACTTTGTTGCTAGTGGGTGAGGGTGAAGAGGAGAGAAGTGATGAGAGAGATGCCATGGGGAGAAAGTGGGACTGGGTCCTACAAGGAAAAGGGTATGATTGCAACGTGTGGGACTGGGGATGTTcaaaaggacttttaaaatacaggaaagtCCTATAGGTGATTTTTAATTGATCACTATGTGGTTCCTGTATTCTTATCCATTTGGGGAGGGATTTGGACTGTCACAGAGCACGGAATAGAAGAGTATAGAAAATTTAAGCCAATGTCACTCAAATTTTATGAAGTAAGAGGAGCTTTCAACTGACACCTGTGCTATGCACGGGATAAAACCAGCTAAGCCTCAATCTAGGAATCTCTCTAGAAAGTTCATTCCAACTTGTAGTACAATAGAGAGGCAAGAATCCAGCCAGTGGAAACCATATGCATTGACCCACTATTTGGAGAGGTTCTAGGATGAAGCTAGATTGGATAAGTAGTCTGCTATTCTGGGGAGACTATAATGTCTTGGCAatgggaaatgaaagaagagttaagttttgacttgaattttaaaagcatgaagaCACAGTAtttggaagagaaacaaataaagaaatttatgtCATTGGATAAAGGCCCAGAAGCAGCACACAGAGAGAGATGGCAAGACCTTTTCTTGACTAAAGTTAGGAAAGTGCATCGAAAGGCCTTAACATGGGGAACATTCATGGTATGGGCAATAAATTCTTGTGGGGAAGGGATGCAAATTAAGGTGTAAAGTAGTTGGTAGTTATGAAAAggataaagtgaaaataatgtgTGAACACCAtaattttggctttcttttttagaATGTACTGGTAGTAAGATTCCAGAGGTAGAGAGCACGAGTGAGAGATGGAGATGTCATGAGAAAGTCGGGAAGAACCTGGGGATtgtggaaaggagaagaaaggagtaGCATAGAGTAGAGAAAGGATTGCTTATTTAGAGATAGATGGCTGTGGGAATGAAAGAGAATGAGGCCTGCATTTATGATGTATCACTATGGCATAGGTGATTGTCAAGAGTAATTCTAGTTGTTGGTATTAGTTGCATCAACTCAAACTTCCGTTTGCTGGGGTCTTGTTGTACCCTGCGCCTCAGGCAGCCTCCAGGCCCCAGCACCTTACCTTTAAAACCTTTTTCAATGTAGGGCTGCTCAGCATTAGTGAAGTGGATTGAACAGAGACTATAGCATAGATAACAGCTTCCCAGACCCAGAACCAGGATCTCTTATCATATAGGATGCTCAGAATGGAGATGAGTATGGTCAGAAAATAAGAGGTGAAGAAGATAAGGAAGATAGCAAGAGACCTCAGGGCAGTGGAGTGAGCGTTCACGCTGGAGTTGCTGTGGTCAGTGTTGTGATGTTGCATCTGCTCCAAGTGTTGGGACAACGAGGTCATGAGCAAGATGGTGGAGGCCAGGAACAGGAGGAAAGGAATAACCAACACAACCACTGGCTGAGATAAGGCAAATTTCTTCAGAAGCATCTTAAGTCTTTCAACCATAGTGTTGTTTCTAAGGAAATGCTCCATGGAGATTATCTGTATCTTCATGTGATTCCTAATAGCTGAagagataagagtcacacaagaAATCAGCAGAGAAGCCAGTAACAGCCAGGGAACCAACCTCAAAATTCTCCACCTCAACCAGAGGAAGGTGGGGTGGGTGAAGGAAGAGACTTTGACGCAGTAGACGACAGCAAGTAAGCTGGTTAACCAGAATGGAAGAGGATTTAAAAAGTCCCAGGTGATCGAGTAGTACCAAAATACATAGTTAGGGTTGAAATAGGAGCAAAAATTATACAGCATCGATGCCCACTGTAGACAGAAGCGGCAGATGCCCAGGCTGGTGAGAATCACGTCCACAGGTGACAGCCTCTTTACCTGCACCCACTCTCTGCCCAGCACTGCAACAATTAAGCCACTCTGCATAATTATTGTCAAGGACTCGACCACATAGATGACCATGAAGAAGACAGTGAGTTGGATGGGAATCATCCTTCTACTCCAAAGTAACCTGCTGGAAACAGACTCAGAATCTCTGGACCAATTTCCAGGTAGGGAACACGTTTTGAGTCCCACTACTGTCTCATGCTAGAAAATACCTCCCTCTGGATGCAAATTTTCCCCAGCTCTTTTTTGACTTTGCCATTTTCCTATCTACTGGATTTACTTATGCTTTGCTTGCTGGTTTGTAATCAAGCCTGGATGCAGGGAAATGTTTGAATGTGGCTTCCTGCTCCTGAGGTGATTTGATTGTTCCCATATAAACCATACTTATTTCATCATCATGGGTTTATTTCCTCTTCATCTGTACGAGATGTGTTTAACTTATTTCCCCATCTTCTTTAAATGATATCTTCACTCTTTTAACCTAAAATTTGAACCACAGGAATGATAAATCCTTCACTGCCCATTCACATCCTGGGTAATACATCTGTTCTGCTGAGTGCTATAATAATGCCAATTTCAGAAGGTGTCTCTCCAGCTTCTGCAGTAGCTGGAGGTGGGTGCTATAACCAAAGTGTGagtgtaaataataaataataaagaaaagtccTTACTCTGAGGTTCCACCCACAAAATTGCTGGAACCCCAGTCCTTCAAGTATCCTCATCCAACACAGGCCACTTTCAGAACTGCCCGTCGAATTCCTCAACTCAGAGAAATTGCTGCCCACTGGCCATTGCACTCCCTACACTGCAGGTGTGGCATCCTCAGCTGTTGTTCTGTGATTCCAGTGCCTTCAGCATACACTTTGTCTGTTTTGGGGAGTTGTTCTTATGCCGTTAAcatcactgttttgtttttcctccttataTGGCTAGGCTCTTTTTGTCACTACTCACATTGTTCAAGATGAATTGAAAGAGGGCCCTCTTATCActgtaaaacaattttttaaaattaggccTACTGAATAGAGACGCCTAGAAGACTTGCTCT from Equus quagga isolate Etosha38 chromosome 8, UCLA_HA_Equagga_1.0, whole genome shotgun sequence includes the following:
- the TAS2R16 gene encoding taste receptor type 2 member 16, with the translated sequence MIPIQLTVFFMVIYVVESLTIIMQSGLIVAVLGREWVQVKRLSPVDVILTSLGICRFCLQWASMLYNFCSYFNPNYVFWYYSITWDFLNPLPFWLTSLLAVVYCVKVSSFTHPTFLWLRWRILRLVPWLLLASLLISCVTLISSAIRNHMKIQIISMEHFLRNNTMVERLKMLLKKFALSQPVVVLVIPFLLFLASTILLMTSLSQHLEQMQHHNTDHSNSSVNAHSTALRSLAIFLIFFTSYFLTILISILSILYDKRSWFWVWEAVIYAIVSVQSTSLMLSSPTLKKVLKVRCWGLEAA